One genomic segment of Mycolicibacterium psychrotolerans includes these proteins:
- a CDS encoding alpha/beta fold hydrolase: MTWRRIAALVALLLSMPGCARASGDPGDARPGPVDIGGGRTLFLDCQGDGSPTVFVIPGLGSYAEVWNYVVPTDDPVRSSSFDVIDRAQLVASAAATQPTVARTTRVCAYDRPGTRPDGAHRSTAVPQPHTAQQDVDDVVALISAADLPEPLVFVAHSYGGLVLDLLAREHPDLVAGLVFAEPTSEFLPGVGTPAQNAAFFADSRDKGPDSEGVLMEQSFAQVAAAPPLPRVPAAVLIADRFPPPEQLTPDNYTQAQVHTANEMLAAALGTAPEVVPGSGHNVMLYQPAAVADAILRVVDAVRRGG; this comes from the coding sequence GTGACGTGGCGCCGGATCGCCGCGCTGGTGGCGCTGCTGCTCTCGATGCCCGGATGTGCCCGGGCCTCGGGTGATCCCGGCGACGCCCGGCCCGGTCCGGTCGACATCGGCGGCGGGCGCACGCTGTTCCTGGACTGTCAGGGTGACGGCAGCCCGACCGTGTTCGTCATTCCCGGCCTGGGCAGCTACGCCGAGGTGTGGAACTACGTGGTCCCCACCGACGACCCGGTCCGATCGTCGTCCTTCGATGTCATCGACCGGGCGCAGCTGGTCGCCAGTGCCGCGGCCACCCAGCCGACGGTGGCCCGCACGACCCGGGTGTGCGCGTACGACCGGCCCGGCACCCGCCCGGACGGCGCGCACCGTTCCACCGCGGTGCCGCAACCGCACACCGCGCAGCAGGATGTCGACGACGTCGTCGCGCTGATCTCGGCCGCGGACCTGCCCGAGCCGCTGGTGTTCGTGGCGCACTCCTACGGCGGGCTCGTCCTGGACCTCCTGGCCCGCGAGCACCCGGACCTCGTCGCCGGGTTGGTGTTCGCCGAGCCGACCTCGGAGTTCCTCCCTGGCGTGGGCACTCCCGCGCAGAACGCCGCGTTCTTCGCCGATTCCCGCGACAAGGGCCCGGACAGCGAAGGCGTCCTGATGGAGCAGTCGTTCGCGCAGGTCGCCGCCGCTCCGCCGTTGCCGCGGGTACCCGCCGCTGTGCTGATCGCCGACCGGTTTCCGCCGCCCGAGCAGCTCACCCCGGACAACTACACGCAGGCGCAGGTCCACACGGCCAACGAGATGCTGGCGGCTGCGTTGGGCACCGCGCCGGAGGTCGTGCCCGGCAGCGGTCACAACGTGATGCTGTACCAGCCCGCCGCGGTGGCAGACGCCATCCTGCGGGTGGTCGACGCGGTGCGCCGGGGCGGGTGA
- the ruvB gene encoding Holliday junction branch migration DNA helicase RuvB produces MGRFENDEPPEVSAEREVSAALTVGEGDIDASLRPRSLGEFIGQPRVREQLQLVIEGAKNRGGTPDHILLSGPPGLGKTSLAMIIAAELGSSLRVTSGPALERAGDLAAMLSNLVEHDVLFIDEIHRIARPAEEMLYLAMEDFRVDVVVGKGPGATSIPLEVAPFTLVGATTRSGALTGPLRDRFGFTAHMDFYEPSELERVLTRSAGILGIELGADAGAEIARRSRGTPRIANRLLRRVRDYAEVRADGVITRDIAKYALEVYDVDELGLDRLDRAVLSALTRSFGGGPVGVSTLAVAVGEEATTVEEVCEPFLVRAGMIARTPRGRVATALAWTHLGMTPPSGVIGLGQQGLFG; encoded by the coding sequence ATGGGCCGCTTCGAAAACGACGAACCCCCGGAGGTGTCCGCCGAGCGCGAGGTTTCGGCGGCGCTGACTGTCGGCGAAGGCGACATCGACGCCAGCCTGCGGCCGCGGTCGCTGGGGGAGTTCATCGGCCAGCCCCGCGTGCGCGAGCAGCTCCAGCTCGTCATCGAGGGCGCCAAGAACCGCGGAGGCACGCCCGACCACATCCTGCTGTCCGGTCCGCCGGGGCTGGGCAAGACGTCGCTGGCGATGATCATCGCGGCCGAGCTCGGTTCGTCGCTGCGCGTGACGTCCGGCCCCGCGCTGGAACGGGCCGGTGATCTGGCCGCGATGCTGTCCAATCTCGTCGAGCACGACGTGTTGTTCATCGACGAGATCCACCGCATCGCACGCCCGGCCGAGGAGATGCTCTACCTCGCGATGGAGGACTTCCGCGTCGACGTCGTCGTGGGCAAGGGCCCGGGCGCGACGTCGATTCCTCTGGAGGTCGCGCCGTTCACGCTCGTCGGTGCAACCACCCGGTCGGGCGCGCTGACCGGACCGTTGCGGGACCGGTTCGGCTTCACCGCGCACATGGACTTCTACGAACCGTCGGAACTGGAGCGGGTGCTGACCCGCTCGGCAGGCATCCTGGGCATCGAGCTGGGCGCCGACGCCGGCGCTGAGATCGCCCGGCGCTCCCGCGGCACGCCGCGCATCGCCAACCGGCTGCTCCGCCGGGTGCGTGACTACGCCGAGGTCCGTGCCGACGGGGTGATCACCCGCGACATCGCCAAGTACGCGTTGGAGGTCTACGACGTCGACGAGCTCGGGCTGGACCGGCTCGACCGGGCCGTGCTCTCGGCGCTGACCCGCAGCTTCGGCGGCGGACCGGTGGGGGTGTCGACGCTCGCGGTGGCGGTGGGAGAAGAGGCCACCACGGTCGAGGAGGTGTGCGAGCCGTTCCTGGTGCGCGCCGGCATGATCGCGCGCACGCCGCGGGGCCGGGTGGCGACGGCCCTGGCCTGGACGCATCTGGGAATGACCCCGCCCAGCGGCGTCATCGGCCTTGGTCAGCAAGGATTGTTCGGGTGA
- a CDS encoding DUF1304 domain-containing protein, whose translation MTTVSLIVAALAALLHVYIFVMESFTWTSPRTRAVFGTTEEEAQTTRLLAFNQGFYNLFLAIVTGAGIVATALGAHAVGAALLYAGLGSMLAAAVVLLVAARDKARAAVIQGTLPLIAIVLLVVDGAL comes from the coding sequence ATGACCACCGTTTCCCTGATCGTCGCCGCGCTGGCCGCGCTGCTGCACGTCTACATCTTCGTGATGGAGTCCTTCACGTGGACGTCGCCGCGCACCCGTGCGGTGTTCGGCACCACGGAGGAGGAGGCCCAGACCACCCGCCTGCTGGCCTTCAACCAGGGCTTCTACAACCTTTTTCTGGCGATCGTGACGGGCGCGGGCATCGTCGCGACCGCGCTCGGAGCGCACGCCGTCGGCGCGGCCCTGCTCTATGCCGGGCTGGGATCGATGCTGGCAGCGGCCGTCGTGCTGCTCGTCGCCGCTCGTGACAAGGCCCGCGCGGCCGTCATCCAGGGCACCTTGCCGCTGATCGCGATAGTGCTGCTGGTGGTGGACGGGGCGCTGTAG